The following coding sequences lie in one Alosa alosa isolate M-15738 ecotype Scorff River chromosome 21, AALO_Geno_1.1, whole genome shotgun sequence genomic window:
- the cabp2b gene encoding calcium-binding protein 2 isoform X6 — MGNCTKPSMKDKILKKDRDLRPEEIEELREAFTEFDKNKTGFVNCKDLGECMRTMGYMPTEMELIELSQQISGGKIDFEDFVELMGPKMLAETADMIGVKELRDAFKEFDSNGDGMISLTELREAMKKLMGETLSPRDIDDILRDGDLNGDGLVDFEEFVRMMSR; from the exons GACAGAGACTTACGGCCAGAGGAAATTGAAG AACTAAGGGAGGCCTTCACAGAGTTTGATAAGAACAAGACCGGCTTCGTCAACTGTAAGGACCTGGGAGAGTGCATGAGGACcatggggtacatgcccaccgaAATGGAACTCATTGAGCTCAGCCAGCAGATCT CTGGAGGTAAGATCGACTTTGAGGACTTTGTGGAGCTCATGGGGCCTAAGATGCTGGCTGAGACGGCAGATATGATAGGGGTGAAGGAGCTCAGAGATGCCTTTAAAGag TTTGATTCCAATGGTGATGGAATGATCAGCCTGACTGAGCTCAGAGAGGCCATGAAGAAGCTGATGGGCGAAACACTGAGCCCGCGAGACATCGATGATATCCTACGAGACGGCGATCTGAACGGAGACGGACTTGTGGACTTTGAGG AATTTGTCCGGATGATGTCTCGTTGA
- the spdl1 gene encoding protein Spindly, with product MACSSDVQRLQRKLNEKEEEVQKAAQYGLQLLDDQLNLQSKLEDQRVEMTNAMETLEQEKYSLQREVELKARMLASLQSEFDEVKKQHRHLLEQQESQLERSHAHELSDYKNKMERMIVERDEAQLAEKQLRHKLEVQAEALSNKTEELRALTERAHETMSSEILELQVQRMDMEAAMADLKMELQECQYKEQQLQLANTSLQRQVEQLTEEKEERQKEAVSCYNALEKAREINQELQIQLDQLLQKEQDPNSRGNSLFAEVEDKRAEMEKQLISVKVQYKSLQQQHAFSKQQMHRMKVQIAALMQLQGSGADPEQLERMQSMLSQKNKEIEALMTKVRQLESDQISLKAMCPSGPPADGETHDDTYYTDLLQMKLSNSVKDSDQLKKELSLERMKSLSESQRVLEMERKLFATQQALKQSQGDNIRLQVKVEELRLKYEPSEVGKGRVQKRRREKLPVDLHAEGPVPSQDAPPAMETELASRPEADPSKPEPAPGPPQCPLQPANAPLLNPTQPRDSKCVRISDEPPVTIPKPPRSPSEESSVTEEMDTRQGEGENWHGERKKKSKYPTPIHAVPHNTMQNQCAQQ from the exons ATGGCATGCAGCTCAGATGTGCAGCGGCTTCAGCGGAAGCTGAacgagaaggaggaggaagtgcAGAAGGCTGCCCAGTATGGCCTTCAGCTCCTGGATGACCAACTCAATTTGCAGAGCAAGTTGGAGGACCAGCGGGTAGAAATGACCAATGCTATGGAG ACTCTGGAGCAGGAGAAATATTCCCTCCAGCGGGAGGTGGAGCTGAAGGCACGCATGCTGGCCAGTCTCCAGTCCGAGTTTGATGAGGTCAAGAAACAGCATAGGCACCTCCTGGAGCAGCAAGAATCTCAGCTTGAAAGGAGCCATGCCCATGAACTCAGTGACTACAAGAACAAG ATGGAGCGCATGATAGTGGAGCGGGACGAGGCACAGCTGGCAGAGAAGCAGCTGCGACACAAGCTGGAGGTGCAGGCCGAGGCCCTGAGCAACAAGACCGAGGAGCTGCGCGCCCTGACCGAGCGAGCCCACGAGACCATGTCCTCTGAGATCTTGGAGCTGCAGGTCCAGAGGATGGACATGGAGGCTGCCATG GCTGACTTGAAGATGGAGCTCCAGGAGTGCCAGTACAAagagcagcagctgcagctggCGAACACCAGTCTGCAGCGGCAGGTGGAGCAGCTgacggaggagaaggaggaacgCCAGAAGGAAGCTGTCTCTTGCTACAACGCTCTGGAG AAAGCACGTGAAATCAATCAGGAGCTACAGATCCAGCTGGACCAGCTGCTTCAAAAGGAACAGGATCCAAATAGCAGAGGAAACTCTCTCTTTGCTGAG GTGGAGGACAAGCGAGCGGAGATGGAGAAGCAGTTGATCAGCGTGAAGGTTCAGTACAAgtccctgcagcagcagcatgctTTCTCTAAGCAGCAGATGCATCGCATGAAG GTGCAGATTGCTGCCCTGATGCAGCTTCAGGGGTCGGGGGCAGACCCTGAGCAGCTTGAGCGCATGCAGTCCATGCTGTCGCAGAAGAACAAAGAGATCGAAGCACTCATGACCAAAGTGCGGCAGCTGGAATCTGATCAG attAGTCTGAAGGCTATGTGCCCATCTGGCCCACCTGCAGACGGTGAAACGCATGACGACACCTACTACACAGATCTTCTTCAGATGAAACTATCCAATTCTGT TAAGGATTCTGATCAGCTGAAAAAAGAGCTGTCCCTGGAGAGGATGAAGTCTCTGTCGGAGAGCCAGAGGGtgctagagatggagagaaaattGTTCGCCACACAGCAGGCCCTCAAACAGAGCCAGGGGGACAACATCAGGCTGCAGGTCAAAGTGGAAGAACTGCGTCTCAAATACGAGCCAAGTG AGGTGGGTAAAGGCCGCGTCCAGAAGCGCAGGCGAGAGAAGCTTCCAGTCGATCTCCACGCTGAAGGCCCTGTGCCGAGCCAAGACGCCCCCCCTGCCATGGAGACCGAGCTGGCCAGCCGCCCAGAGGCTGACCCCTCTAAGCCAGAGCCAGCACCAGGGCCCCCCCAGTGTCCTCTGCAGCCTGCCAATGCCCCGCTCCTAAACCCCACGCAGCCCCGGGACAGCAAGTGTGTGCGCATCTCCGACGAGCCGCCAGTTACCATCCCAAAACCGCCCAG GTCCCCATCAGAAGAGAGCAGTGTGACAGAAGAGATGGACACCaggcagggagagggggagaactGGCATGGCGAGAGGAAAAAGAAATCAAAGTATCCCACCCCCATCCATGCTGTCCCACATAATACAATGCAAAACCAATGTGCCCAGCAGTAG
- the sil1 gene encoding nucleotide exchange factor SIL1 produces the protein MPLVCGRPSSCSKLRKLLVFWILGLLVVFVVSDNSPSALSVVEDSGSDGGDEEAHVNDEFDTEDLEVFQPTNQWQTLKPGQAVPAGSHVRLNLQTGQREAKLSEEQQAKYLRDGQRVVNTKAPSFTAQELKEALKMLKEGVDDSTSPQRQKEEEALKAKFRPLDELKRDLAELEMLVETDVQIMRRFITQFNSSNATVEQRVKALLELEYLVHQVDNAQNLVSMGGMKLVLNALNGSDLSLQENAAFVLGSAVSSNPAVQVEAVEGGALQKLLTLLATPRPISVKKKALFAVASLLRHFPHAQNHFLKLGGMQVLVDLFQMPGGESLRIRIITLIYDMIIEKELMLQSGMDQIPDSSYQERLQQYAQVSLLPVLAEQGWCRFVPELLDSSEHDWREKALRTLLAMMPHCQADFRQNYALSHVLSDLQRQYRELALTEKDLGEEEGYFGEILILLDTVVLNVQ, from the exons ATGCCACTCGTTTGTGGGAGACCGAGTAGTTGTAGTAAACTGAGGAAATTGCTGGTCTTCTGGATACTGGGCCTGCTAGTCGTCTTCGTCGTCAGTGATAAC TCTCCTTCAGCCTTGTCAGTCGTGGAGGATTCAGGGTCAGACGGTGGTGATGAGGAGGCCCACGTGAACGATGAATTTGACACTGAAGATCTTGAGGTGTTTCAGCCCACCAACCAATGGCAGACTCTCAAACCAG GTCAAGCAGTTCCAGCAGGCTCTCACGTCAGGCTGAATCTTCAGACAGGACAAAGGGAAGCCAAGCTGTCAGAGGAACAGCAGGCCAAATACCTCAGAGATGGACAGAG GGTGGTTAACACTAAGGCCCCATCCTTTACTGCACAGGAGTTGAAGGAAGCCCTGAAGATGCTCAAAGAGGGGGTGGATGACTCCACCAGCCCACAGAGGCAGAAG GAAGAAGAGGCACTGAAGGCGAAATTCCGTCCCCTGGATGAGCTGAAGAGAGACCTGGCTGAGCTTGAGATGCTCGTGGAGACCGACGTGCAGATCATGCGCAGGTTCATCACCCAATTCAACAGTTCCAATGCTACAGTGGAGCAACGGGTCAAAGCTCTTCTTGAGCTGGAATACCTTGTCCACCAG GTGGACAATGCACAAAATTTGGTATCTATGGGTGGAATGAAACTGGTGCTCAACGCTTTAAATGGCTCAGACTTAAGCTTACAAGAGAATGCAGCTTTCGTGTTGGGGTCAGCTGTGTCCAG TAACCCAGCTGTCCAAGTAGAGGCCGTAGAGGGTGGGGCTTTACAGAAGTTATTGACTTTACTTGCCACTCCTCGTCCCATCTCTGTCAAGAAAAAG GCGTTGTTTGCTGTTGCTTCACTATTGCGTCACTTCCCCCATGCCCAAAACCATTTCCTTAAGCTGGGTGGAATGCAGGTGCTTGTCGACCTGTTTCAAATGCCTGGAGGAGAGTCTCTGCGCATAAGAATCATCACCCTAATCTACGACATGATCATTGAGAAG GAATTGATGTTACAAAGTGGCATGGACCAGATTCCTGACTCCTCTTATCAGGAACGTCTGCAGCAGTACGCCCAGGTGTCCTTGTTACCTGTCCTGGCGGAGCAGGGATGGTGCCGCTTCGTGCCTGAGCTGCTGGACTCCTCGGAGCACGATTGGCGGGAGAAGGCGCTGAGAACCCTTCTGGCCATGATGCCCCACTGTCAGGCCGATTTTCGCCAGAACTATGCCCTAAGCCATGTGCTCAGTGACTTGCAGAGGCAGTACCGAGAGCTGGCCCTTACAGAAAAGGActtgggagaggaggagggctaCTTTGGTGAAATCCTGATCCTACTGGACACGGTTGTGCTGAACGTACAGTGA
- the si:ch211-195b11.3 gene encoding serine protease inhibitor Kazal-type 1, producing MKLTIVLCASMILYLSVALAQNVVPEPREADCAQYLSDACSREYNPVCGDDGHTYSTECMLCQDNKEKRQDVRVMYKGACVAE from the exons ATGAAGCTCACAATCGTACTCTGTGCTTCAATGATCCTTTACCTGTCTG TTGCTTTGGCCCAGAATGTTGTGCCAGAGCCCAGAGAG GCAGACTGTGCTCAATACCTAAGCGATGCATGCTCACGGGAATACAACCCTGTGTGTGGAGACGATGGCCACACATACAGCACCGAGTGCATGCTCTGCCAAGACAACAA GGAGAAGAGGCAGGATGTCCGTGTCATGTACAAGGGGGCATGCGTGGCTGAATAA